Genomic window (Pyxidicoccus xibeiensis):
CAAGCTGTTCTACGACTCGCTGCGCACTCCGGTGCTGGCGTGGGGCGCGGCCGCGCTGTCGCTGGCGCTGCTGGTGTACGCCTTCCGCAACTACCGCACCGGTCGCAAGGTGCTGGTGGATGAGCTGAAGCGCTACGAGTCGATGCTGGAGCTGCGCCGCCAGCTGCGGCTGGACGACCCGGCCGCGCTGCTGCCCCGGTGAGCGCCGCGAAGAAGGCGGTCCGGAAGGGGCGCTTCATCGTCCTGGAGGGGCTCGACGGCGCCGGCACCACCACGCAGGTGGAGCGGCTGGCGGCGGTGCTGCGCGCGGAGGGGCACGAGGTGCTCACCACGCGCGAGCCCTCCGACGGGCCCGTGGGCACGATGATTCGCCAGGCCCTCACGGGCCGGCTGGGGCTGCCCGGTGGGGCGGGGCCCCTGTCCCCGGAGACGCTGGCGCTGCTGTTCGCGGCGGACCGGACGGACCACCTCACCGCGCGCGTGCTGCCCGCGCTGGCCGCGGGCAAGGTCGTCCTGTGCGACCGCTACGTGCTGTCCTCGCTCGCGTACCAGGGGGCCTCGCTGCCCATGGAGTGGGTGGACGCGGTGAATGCGTGCGCGGTGTCTCCGGACCTGACGCTCTTCGTGGGCGTGGCGCCGGAGGTGGCGGCGCGGCGGCGCGCGGCCCGCGGTGGGCCGGCGGAGCTGTTCGAGGCGGACGAGGCGCAGCGGCGCATCGCGAAGCAGTACGTGGCGGCCATCCGCCTGCTCTCGACGCGGGAGCGCATCGTCCCCATCGACGGGGAGCAGGGCATCGAGGCCGTGACGGAGGCCTCGATGAAGGAGATTCGCAAGCTGCTCGGCCGCAAGCGCTGAGCCGCGGCGTCAGCGGGGGAGGTCGAACTCGATGTCGGCCTCGGCGGCGCTGCCCGGGCACGAGCCGGCCAGTGTCCCCGTCAACTGCAGCTTCAGCCGCCCCGACAGCCAGACGTCGCTGTTGTGCTCCAGCACGAGCTGGCCCTTCACCTGCTGGACCGAGGGCTCCGTGGGAGGGGCGCCGAAGCAGCCGGTGTTGGCCCACGCTGCAACGACACCCGGCGAGTGCCCCGCACCCGGGGTGAACGCAACCTGCCCCGACGTTTCGACGGGGACGGTGGTCGTGCCTTCCAGGGTCAGGGTTGCCGGTCCGGTGCCCAGCAGGGCCTCGTCCAGGGTGACGTTGATGCACACGCTCGTCTCGTCGTCGACGGCGTTGGGGATGGGGTCGTGGGTGCCGCAGAACCAGAGGCCGCGCGGCGTGACGGAGGGCAGCCGCTCGATGCGCTCCTCGTCGAAGTCCCTCCACGTCTCGCCATACTTCACCCGGAGGGTGTCCTCTTCCGCCTCCTTGGAGTCGCAGGCGGTGAGCGAGAGCAGCAGCAGCGCGAGGGGCCAGGGGGTGCGCCGGTAGTGGGACGGATTGCAACGCATGGACAGGTCGTTCATGCCGTCGGGTTGTGCAATCCAGGTGCCGGGAGGGTGCGAGAGGGAGAGGGCTGGACGAGAGGCCAGGAGGCGCATCGGATTTCTGATTCGGGCAACGGACTTCCGGGCGATTCCGTCTGCATCCGAAGCGCTTGCGCTAGAGTCCGGCCCCTCTATGGAGCGCACCGGCGCAGCGGCGGTCATCATCGGAAACGAGGTCCTGACCGCCAAGGTGCAGGACCTCAACGGCCCCCATCTCATCAAGCGGCTGCGCGAGGTGGGCATTCCCCTGCGCTCGGTGGAAACCGTCCTCGACGACGTGGACGCCATCGTGGACGCGGTGGCCCGGGCCCGGCAGAAGGCGCGCTACGTCTTCACCAGCGGCGGCATCGGCCCCACGCACGACGACGTCACCGTGCGCGCGGTGGCCATGGCCATGGGCAAGCCGGTGGTGCGGCTGCCGGAGATGGTGGCCCTCATCACCGCGCGGGCGCCGGACGGCAAGGTGACGCCGGAGGGCATGCGGCTGGCGGACGCGCCGGAGGGCTCGGTGCTGCTGCCCCAGGCGGGCACCTGGTACCCGGTGCTGACGGTGGAGGACGTGTACCTGCTGCCCGGGGTGCCGCAGCTCTTCCGGATGCAGCTGGAGACGGTGCTCGGGCGCCTGAGCGGGACGCCGGTGGTGCTGAGCGCCCTCTACCTGCGCCTGGGCGAGAGCGACATCGCCGGCGTGCTGGACCGCGTGGCGCTGGACATGCCGCACGTGGCCATCGGCTCCTACCCGGAGTTCGACCCGGGCAAGGACTACCGGGTGAAGGTCACCGTGGAGGCCGCCGAGTCCGGCTCCGTGGAGGACGCCACGGGGCGCATCGTCAGCGGCCTTCCCGAAGGTGCGGTGGTGCGGCGGGAGTAGCGCCCGCCGCCACCGGCTACAGCGACATCCCCAGCCGCTGGCGCAGCCGGAAGAAGTCGTCGGTGAAGGAGAAGGCGAGCAGCATGCGCAGCCGCTCGCCCTCGCGCACGGCCTGGAGCACGGGCTCCGCGGTGTCCAGGCGCGCTCCGGCGAAGTTCGGGTCCTCGCGCAGCACCATGCCCAGGCCCACGGCCACGTCGCCGCACATCAGCATGCCCGCGCGGTCCGCGGAGTAGTCCAGCGCGTCCAGCCACTGCGCCAGCTCCACCTTCTGCACGTCGCCCATGGCCATCGCCGGAGTCTCCAGCGCCTTGAGGGCCTTGCGCGAGTACGCCTTGCGCAGCTGCTTCACCGTCTCGTCGTTGCGCCGGCCCAGCGCGGTGAACTGCGGCGCGTGGATGCGGATGGAGCTGCCGAACAGGTCCGCCGTCTCGCCCTGCGACAGCTTCTCCAGCACCGCCGCCTTGTTCAGCAGGCCCAGCGCCGCGCGCCCCAGCAGGAACTTCTGCTCCCGCGCGTTGAAGCGCCGCACCACGTCCTGGCCGATGCACACCGCCATCGGCTCGGTGGTCTCCAGCACCGTCAGCCCGCGCTTGGCCTGGTACGCGTCGAACTCCTCCACGCCGAAGACCTGCGCCACCGTGCGCATGGCCTTGTACACGGCCGAGTCCGGCTTCAGCTTGTCCGTCTTGGGGTTGACGCCCACGATGTCGAAGGTCGGCGGGTACACCTTCTCCAGCTGGTCGCCCACCGCGCGCAGCACCTCGAGCATCGGCCCGCGCGCCTGCGGGTGCAGCAGCACCGCGTCCACGTCCGTGGAGTTGAGCGCCTCGCGCGCCTCCTGCGCCAGCCGCGAGCGGCCCTCCATGTAGAAGGCCTGCTCCACCTCGTTGGCCGAGCGCAGGAACGTCAGCACCGCCGCCGCGCAGAAGGCCTTGTCGTTCTGCCGCAGGCCCTCCCACAGCTTGAAGAGCTTGTGCAGGCTGTCCACCCGCGTCGGGTCCTGGCGGAGGATCTGCCGGTGCTCTTCAATCGCCATCGGCACCGACGAGGTGTCTCGCGCGTACAGCTCCGCGAGCGCAGTGCGCGCCGTCAGGTTGGTGCCGTCTCCGTCCACCACCTGGCGGTACATCGCCGTGGCCCGCGCCGGCTCGGCCAGGGGCCCCGCGTACAGGTCCGCCGACCGCATCCGCAGCGTGGCCGCCCGCTTCGGGTCCACCGGCAGCTGCGTCTGGGCCTGCGCCTCCAGCAGCTGCGCCAGCTCCGGCAGGTTGCGAGCGCGCTCGTACAGCGTCACCAGCCGGTCGATGAGCGCCGGGTTGCCCGGCGTCAGCTCCAGCGCGCGGCGGTAGAGCGGGGTGGCCGCGGCCGCGTCGCCCAGGCCATCGTCGTAGGTGCGCGCCAGCTCCAGCGTGAGGCGTGCCCGGGCGTCCGCCGGCAGCTCCTGCTGCAGCAGCTTGTGCAGGCAGTCCACCGCGCCGGCCCAGTTGCGGCCCTGCGCGTGCAGCCCGGCCAGCCGCTCCAGCGCCTCTACGTTGCGGGGCAGGGTGGCCAGCACCGTCTGGTAGTGCGCCGCCGCGCGGCCCGAGTCATTCAGGTGCGTGGCGTACAGGTTGCCCAGCGTCAGGTGCAGCTGCGCCAGGGCGCGCGGGTCTCCGCCCTGCTGCACGCGCTGGCTCAGCATGGCGGCCGCGTCCGCGTACTGCTGCGCCTCCAGCAGCAGCGAGCCTCGCAGCTCCAGCGCCTCCGGCTGGCCCGGCTGCGCGGCCAGCGCCTTCTCCAGCAGCGCCAGCGCGCGCGGCTTGTCGCCCAGGGCCGTGTGGTACAGGCGCGCCGCGCCGACGAACGCCGTCGCCGCCGCGGTGCCGTCCTTCAGCGCCAGCTTCGCCTCACCGCGCCGCTCCTGCAGCGCCGCCAGGTCCGCCGAGCCGCCCCGCTGCGCGAGCAGCTCCTCCAGGCCCGTCTGCGCGGCGGGGTGCAGCGGGTCCTTCTCCAGCGCCTGCCGGTACAGCGCCGCCGCGCCGTCCGTGTCGCCCTGGCGTCCCGCGGCCAGCTTCGCCGCGGCGATGAGGGCGTCGATGATGCCGCGCGGGTCCCGGCTGGCGCCGGCCTCGGCTTCGAGGGCGGCGCGCGCCCCGGCCACGTCGCCCCGCTTGAGCGCCACGCGCCGCGCGCCCTGCAGCGCGGGCAGGCACTGCGGCTGCAGCTCCAGGGCCTGCTTGTAGAGGGCCGCCGCGCGCTCCAGGTCGTTGAAGCGCGTATCCGCCAGCTCGGCGGTGCGCAGCAGCATCTCCAGCGCCTCGTCGGCGTCCTGCGCCGCCGCCAGCCGCATGGTGTAGAGGCGCGCCAGCCCCGCTGCGTCACCGGCCTGCCGCAGCCCGCGCTCCAGCACGAAGGCCAGCCGCGCATCGCCCGGGTCGG
Coding sequences:
- the tmk gene encoding dTMP kinase, with amino-acid sequence MSAAKKAVRKGRFIVLEGLDGAGTTTQVERLAAVLRAEGHEVLTTREPSDGPVGTMIRQALTGRLGLPGGAGPLSPETLALLFAADRTDHLTARVLPALAAGKVVLCDRYVLSSLAYQGASLPMEWVDAVNACAVSPDLTLFVGVAPEVAARRRAARGGPAELFEADEAQRRIAKQYVAAIRLLSTRERIVPIDGEQGIEAVTEASMKEIRKLLGRKR
- a CDS encoding competence/damage-inducible protein A, translated to MERTGAAAVIIGNEVLTAKVQDLNGPHLIKRLREVGIPLRSVETVLDDVDAIVDAVARARQKARYVFTSGGIGPTHDDVTVRAVAMAMGKPVVRLPEMVALITARAPDGKVTPEGMRLADAPEGSVLLPQAGTWYPVLTVEDVYLLPGVPQLFRMQLETVLGRLSGTPVVLSALYLRLGESDIAGVLDRVALDMPHVAIGSYPEFDPGKDYRVKVTVEAAESGSVEDATGRIVSGLPEGAVVRRE